From one Paenibacillus terrae HPL-003 genomic stretch:
- the gerD gene encoding spore germination lipoprotein GerD, with protein sequence MNWTRLRLVSMICVLGVALTGCGSDQSSSPPQNSYKEMKTMVVDILKSDDGKKAVEEALTGESSSSKEGKSGQDSESGGSGGGSSGGGMGMKMIMPTQSAEQMKIAVKDTLVSPEYKKEIEKIMTDPRFAGEFAKAINSQSKQLHMQLIKDPSYQKSIEAMLKSPELTKMYMDLTKTPEYRKQSMTVMHDAMQNPIFRLEVMNLLKTVVQEELQPKVEKKSGDQGGASGAKQDGGGGGGGESGSGGQGGQ encoded by the coding sequence ATGAATTGGACTCGTTTGCGATTAGTCAGCATGATATGCGTACTGGGCGTTGCGCTGACCGGCTGTGGTTCGGACCAGAGCTCCTCGCCTCCCCAGAACAGCTATAAAGAAATGAAAACGATGGTTGTCGATATTTTAAAAAGCGATGACGGGAAAAAAGCAGTGGAGGAGGCTTTGACAGGAGAAAGCAGCTCCTCCAAAGAAGGAAAATCAGGTCAAGACAGCGAAAGCGGTGGATCTGGGGGAGGTTCCAGCGGCGGCGGTATGGGGATGAAAATGATTATGCCCACACAGTCAGCAGAACAGATGAAAATCGCAGTCAAGGATACTTTGGTTTCTCCGGAATACAAAAAGGAAATCGAAAAAATCATGACTGATCCGCGCTTTGCTGGTGAATTTGCCAAGGCCATTAACAGCCAAAGCAAACAACTTCATATGCAACTTATAAAAGACCCTTCTTATCAAAAATCTATTGAGGCAATGCTCAAATCACCGGAACTGACCAAAATGTATATGGACTTGACTAAAACCCCTGAATACCGCAAACAGTCTATGACGGTCATGCACGATGCGATGCAGAATCCGATTTTTCGACTTGAGGTTATGAATTTACTCAAAACTGTCGTACAGGAAGAGCTTCAACCAAAGGTTGAGAAAAAAAGTGGTGATCAGGGCGGAGCAAGCGGTGCAAAACAAGATGGTGGCGGTGGTGGTGGCGGTGAAAGCGGCAGCGGAGGACAAGGAGGTCAATAA